In Drosophila subpulchrella strain 33 F10 #4 breed RU33 chromosome X, RU_Dsub_v1.1 Primary Assembly, whole genome shotgun sequence, the DNA window AAAACCAAAGGACAGCGAAAAGAATGGGATAAAAACGAAACCAGATCGGAACCCGTCGCTCTGATCCCCTTGTTTGGCAGCCAGCTGCCAAGGACCAAGGACCAAGGCTCGAGGGCCAAGGACCGAGGACCTAACCGAACAGACCCGATTCGCCAACAAGATCCAGAAGAATCTATTCTATATAGCTTGGTAACATAAAAAAAtgataagaaaaatgttacTATATAGGATGAAACATGCCAAAAAAgtgatataattttttaaatatttcctcGTGTAAAGATTTATATGTAATTTTCCTcttaaactaattttgtttACTCTTTTTGAATAGTTCACAAAAACTGCATAtcaattttaaacaaataaaaaaaatataatatcccataaatttaaatattgaattaaaaacattttctgtATTAAAGTAATAACCCATTACTTTATAATAAcccattattattattaatacaTTAGCTGAAATTCAGAGTTCAAGCAATTCTAGAAGATTAAGATAAGCCTTTTCCCAAAAACGCTTTTCACCTTAAACAAAGAAGTGATTTTTGAACCAATCCAAGGATTCCTATATTAATCAGGAACTATTCCCCatacttttgtgttttttCCAGTAGGGACATGCCAACCATGACACGGATGCATCGCCACTCGAGTTCCAGTGCCGTGGTGGAGGAGTCGCGTGGGCGGCGGCGCGGAGTGGGCGTGCCGGGGGCGGGGGATGCCAACAAGGAGAACTTCGGGGTGCACTTCATGAGCAGTCCCTTTGGCAATGCCAGCCTGATTGCCCTCCAGGATTTGAGCAATGTGCACGGGAAGAGTCCGCAGCGCAGGAGTTTCAGTGAAGGCAGTGGTCCCCGGCAGGCGACGCCACAATTGGCGGCTCTGCGATGTTTGCCACggagcaccaccaccaccacaaccacTGGTGGTGGTGTACTGGGCGCAGTGGCTCTGGAGGATTCCCAGCTATCCTCATCTCGAATGGGTGACACCACATTGGATCGCATGCTGGACGCCATTATAGAATCGGCCCGTAAGGAGGTGAGGTGTACGAAGCCACTGGGAGTCACCAGTACGAGTACCAACACTACTAGTACCACTAACGCCACCATTCTGGCGGATAACCACCAGTCTGGCGAGTGGAGCGAGACCAGTGTCCATGAAATGGAGGTGCGCACACCCACCCACTTGAAAAGGCAGCGGGTGGTGCGGCGCAAGAACCCACACAAGacccacacccacacccaaaaccaaaacaccACCCAAACGCAGAGCcaccaaaacaaaataaaggACCAACTGCATCTGATACCAAGCACCAAACGCTGTCTGAGCTTCTCATCCAGTTCCGCTTCAAGTGATTTGGATGACGATGAGCAGCAGGTGGCCAAACGGAGTTCGCTGGCCTCCAACTCCACCTCCtcggccacgccccccgcccACAGCAACACCACCAGCCGTAACAGTAGCAACAGTGGTGCCGATTTGGAAAACAGCCAGCGGGGCAGCATCGATGTGAGCATTGCATACGATGCCAGGGAGCAGCAACTCAATGTACATGGTTAGTTCCGAAAGAcctcaaaattgtttaaaaccTGCTAAGTTAACTCTGTTGATTTCAAGTCACTTTAAAAGCTATATCTATTCCTGACCTAAGTACTTTAAATGTTTCAAGTTTAAAATATCATACGATTTCTGTGTTATCCACACTGAGAGAATAattcaagtacattgttcttgaattgagaactttcgttcttaaaaaccgtgtaagtacattttggtatcaatgttctcaatactagaacgaaatggtgataagagaaaagttaaattgagctTATTTatcaactttttgataagtataaaCTACTGacaaatgtcgttctatttttgaGAACATTTTTAACTCAAATGAAAACGACCGTCTAAGTAATAAAAATTCCTACAATTTTTTAGTACTTTGTTAATCCCTAATAACTTATAAtcccttaaaaaaaattagatCAGCAGTGATAGAGATTTCTAGAAAAAAtcttaaaagttttgttaaatagATGGAGATGGAATTTTAATAACCCTTTACCCAAATCTATTATAGAGagtgaatttaattttgtttacttATATTTGTCGGCTATCAAAGTGAGAAACCCAATAGCCAAGGGCAAACTGAATGCCATGCAGAGGCAACTCAATTTCGTTAAATAGGATTATCAGGGGAGCCGTCTGCCAGGGCTTTCGAATCCCCCGAATCCCCCCAGCAAACTCAAGAGATTCATTACCCAGCTCACCTGTTTTAATTGCACCTGCCTTCGCCGTCTTTCTCCATTGCAGTGATTCGTTGTCGGGACTTGCAGCGTTCCCATGGCAGTGGAAATGGCAGCATTAATGCCTACGTCAAGGTGGCTCTGTCCGGACTTGGAGCTGCAGCTGGAGCTGGAGGAGCTAACCAGCCTCCCGGTGGCTCCGGAGGAAGCATGAGTTCCGGCTATCAACGCACCGCCGTCCATCGGCACTCGTGTCGTCCGTATTTCGATCAGCGGTTCAGCTTCCAGATTTCCAGTGGCGAGGAGACCATTGGTCAGCATCTTCAGCTGGCCGTGTGGCATAGGGATCGCCATTTAAAGTGAGTACGAGTACGGTCGAAAGCCAAGAAAGTAACCCCTGAAATTGAAGAGTACACTTAAGAAAATCAACCAAGAATTTGGGCTATCTTAGGGTTAAATCTATCTAGAACAGGATTGCAAGACTATCAAGAGAAACCTCTTCTTGGGGTTTTAGCATACGttggataaaaaaaaaacaacatccAATTCGCTTCTGAATTcctaaatcaaaattttttactAAAATGCTAGGGTACCATTCAATGTATCATGAAAACCTAATTATCCTATCCTACTCTATCcatgaaatatatatatttaatacaatccAGTTAACAGCACGGATTGCTATAAAATATGACCAGATTGACCCCCAAGTAATATCCTTTTTAGCGCGTGCCATCATCGCTGTAAGTCATTCACCCCTAAACGATTATCGGGGGAAGTTCTGGAAGAGAAAAGATTTGGGGGGGTGTCTactggggggggggggggtggtcTCCTCCACAGACAGGCAAAAGACCAAGTCTGGTTAATTGCGGCGCTCTTCCTGGCCTCGTTGCACCTCCAGGGCCTTTCGCATTCCTAGTGCATATCCTGCACATAAACAAGCCCCCCCCCAATTTCCATGGACTTTCCAGCTAGCCGATTTTCCAGCGCGGGCGCATTGGAGACCTTCCCGGGCTGACCTGCGCTGCTCCATGTGTATTTTCCTGGTGGTTTTCCCAGCTCAGTTCCCGTTACTCAGTCCGAGTGGCAAGCTCGCGTGAAAAGCGACGAAAAACGGCGAACGGCAAAACGGCTGGCAACGCTCGCAAAGGCAGGAAATCGAGGCAAAGTAAGCCTACAAAGTACATATCCTTGCGTGCCCCCGAAAATTAATGGTTTAAATATCACATTTtgtttgcaatttttttttaagtgcctTGAAATTCAGTGTTTAATTCGAAAAACCCAAGAAAGTATGCAACGAAAACTTATAtaactgtgtgtgtgtgtgtgtgtatgtgaaGCATGGAAAGTGTAGCATAATTTCGGGCATGCTGCTAAACAAATTGCGAACAGGAAGTGGAAGTCCTGCGTGcctgcgtgtgtgtgtttgaGTGTGTGCGTGTTTTGGAGTATCTATGTGTGGGCTTTTCGCAGCACGCTTCaaagttaattaaaattcaaggACATTCAGGAGTGGAGTacttgaaaaataataataaaactgGTCAAGTGCTAAGTTTCATGCCAAATCGATGCGAGTGGTTAAGGCGATTATGCAATAATCACCAGctcacacacagacacacacgcacaccccTGCCCAATATCCttttcctgtttttttttaaacattttatttttcgctGTCAGCAGCTAATTGAAGTGGCCAACTAACTAAATGTACACCCGGGAACCATACACACATATCACCTATTTACCCACCCACCCCTTTTTCTGCACGCACCTGCCTTTATTTGTTGGCCATGCATAATTTACCATCCACCTGAGTTGTGAAAATAGTCTAGGCCAAAAAGGAACGTTTTAAGTCAATTTACAAAACGTCGGGGCGGCTGAATAATTTATGGCCAGCTTTTCGGCACAAAGTGTAGGTGGTGGTATTCCTATGGCCCGACATTTTTAATGCACCTCCCATCTGATTGCAATCGccccaaaaaaagaaaaacgaaaataaaaacaaaaaaatatacaaaaccCCCGGACTTTGCAAGGAAAATCAATAAAAGTGACCCAAATACGCGCGCCAACTTCAGCTAAAGTGGCCAGTGGAAGAAGCAGCAGACAGAGAGCCTCAAGCCACTGTCATACCACCCACTGACATGCCACATCCCGCCGCACCACCCACTGACATACCACCCACCGAACCACCCAACCACCGAACCACCCAGCAAATTGGCCGGGCCAAGCGCATTTCCGGGCCACTTGTACGTACTTTGTGGCATGTGGAAATGTGGAATCTGGCAGCAGCTTAGGGCCGCTAATTGATTTATGTCACGTACGACGAGGAAAACTAGTTTTCAACGGGCTATTCTTTGGTGGGTGGGTTTCCACGGATTGGATTGGATCAGCTGCAGGCGAGCCACCTTCACTCACTTATAAATAGACAATGTCCGTCAGACGTTGCAACGTGACGCAAACTGACCGAAATCGTTATTGCTGCTAGGTATTATCCAAAAGCAATTTCAAAGGGGCCAAGGATTTCGTCggacatttatatttaatggACATATTAGTTTTATCAGTTTGCTTGGTTCTTTAACTCAACGATTTGAGCCAATCATTGGCCATGAAATATTCAGGCGATATGGTCGAAACCTTGAAATGTTCTGCGGAAGGTCGTTAAAAGTTTTGTGAAATATCCTTATTTCGATTTAGGTTTTAAGTTTTCTCAGATATGTTCCCTGCTAAATggtttttcccttttttctcTTGCAGACGCAGCGAATTCCTGGGCTGCAGCACTTTTCCACTGAATGAGCTAGTGCATCCGGAGTCGGGCATCATCACGGCAGGATCCTACAAGCTGCAGGCACAGGCATGTCCTCCGCCTAACAACCGCCAGAGTCAACGAAAAAGAGCCAACGCAGGCCAGGATCGCAAGCAGGAAGCGGAAAAGGATCAGGAGCAGGATCAACCGGAGGATCATTCGCCCGCAGGAATGGCAGCCGCCGCCACAGTCACGCCCCAAAAACCAATTGCCACAGGATCCGGATCGGTATCTGGATCCGCAGCAGTCATGCCATTGAACGACGAGGTGATCAGCATTAGCATCGATAGCATGGGCAAGGAGGATCTGTTGCTGCCCCAGCAGCCCCAACAGCCGATGAAGCTGAGCAAGAAGGCCCTCCATCAGCGGGATGCGGACGAGAATCTCTTTCTAAGATTCCTGGAACTCGATCCACCAGCGGATGGCAATGCGAATAGTACAACCCAGGCACAAACGACGGGTCAATCGTCGGTTCAATCGACATCCTCGAAGGCCAACGAGAGTAATGCCAATCATCTGAATAATGGGACATCCGGTGGTGGTAGGAGACAGT includes these proteins:
- the LOC119556364 gene encoding uncharacterized protein LOC119556364 isoform X2, which translates into the protein MPTMTRMHRHSSSSAVVEESRGRRRGVGVPGAGDANKENFGVHFMSSPFGNASLIALQDLSNVHGKSPQRRSFSEGSGPRQATPQLAALRCLPRSTTTTTTTGGGVLGAVALEDSQLSSSRMGDTTLDRMLDAIIESARKEVRCTKPLGVTSTSTNTTSTTNATILADNHQSGEWSETSVHEMEVRTPTHLKRQRVVRRKNPHKTHTHTQNQNTTQTQSHQNKIKDQLHLIPSTKRCLSFSSSSASSDLDDDEQQVAKRSSLASNSTSSATPPAHSNTTSRNSSNSGADLENSQRGSIDVSIAYDAREQQLNVHVIRCRDLQRSHGSGNGSINAYVKVALSGLGAAAGAGGANQPPGGSGGSMSSGYQRTAVHRHSCRPYFDQRFSFQISSGEETIGQHLQLAVWHRDRHLKRSEFLGCSTFPLNELVHPESGIITAGSYKLQAQACPPPNNRQSQRKRANAGQDRKQEAEKDQEQDQPEDHSPAGMAAAATVTPQKPIATGSGSVSGSAAVMPLNDEVISISIDSMGKEDLLLPQQPQQPMKLSKKALHQRDADENLFLRFLELDPPADGNANSTTQAQTTGQSSVQSTSSKANESNANHLNNGTSGGGRRQSTMPNNGGAGGAGGAGGGGGAPRQQPGRTPFTMTKRLTRTEERGFGFSIVWTHPPRVEKIEAGLSADRCGILPGDYVIFVDKHNVVTMPEADVLNLIRSQGSALTLEIFRRSGAGATTITTADLGQNNTSMSSRLGVAVGLGVGLGVGVGGLGSEEHTLATTTTGTTTVMSLQRTASTRIQPVGNSLSRPATACSGTTSSIEAAKRRLHLPQVTFSKEVGKGVFV